The Qingrenia yutianensis genome segment AGGATTGTAGCATCCTTTCCGCCTGTGTAACCGTCTACGTTAACTGTTAAATTTCCCGAAGTTTTGTCATAAGCAACATTCGAGAATGTCGGTGCGGCAAATGCCGAAACGGCAAAGAGTACCGCAATCATTGTGAGAGCCAAGGCTCTTTTGAAAATGTGTTTCATAATCTTTCTCCATCTCCTTTTTTAATTTTTAAAACTTTTCGTATAAAAGACACTGCAAAAAATAGTTATTTTTCAAAATCCCTCCTTTTTGCAAAACAGCTTTATAAGGATTTAAAGCCATTTTTCCAATTATACAAGTTAATTATAAAGCCAGCAGCGCGATTTTTCAATAGCTAATTAAAATAATTTTGTATTTTTGTGAGTTTACACAAATAATCACCGTGTTTTTGTGCATTTACTCCATAATGTCCTCCGCCGCCGCAGTCGCCGCCACCGCACCGTCCGCACACGCCGTAATTATCTGTCTGAGCGGTTTTTGGCAGATGTCGCCCGCCGCGTAAATTCCGCGCTGTGACGTGCGCATATTGCGGTCGACTATGATATATCCGTTTTCGTCGGTTTTGAGCGTGCCGGCGGTAAGAGAATTTGTCGGCACGGTGCCGACCGCAACAAACACCGCGTCGGTTAAAATATCGCGCACTTTGCCCGTTTTCACGTTTTTGACGCGCAGATTTTCCACAAAATCACCGCCCGAAATCTTTTCGGGAACGGTGTCGAAAATTATTTCGATTTTATCGTTTTTGCGGAGTTTTTCCGCATTGGAACGCGCCGCGCGGAACGTGTCACGGCGGTGAATGACATAAACTTTTTTGCACAAATTCGCAAGGTAGAGCGCGTCCTCAACCGCGGTGTCGCCTCCGCCGATTACGCACGCGGTTTTGTCACGGAAAAATCCGCCGTCGCACGTCGCGCAGTACGAAACACCCCGTCCGCGGAATTTTTCTTCGCCGTCTATGCCGAGATTACGCGGTTTTGCGCCCGTCGCGACGATTACCGCACGCGCGCTGTAAACATTCTTTTTGGTGGTGACTTCTTTTTTCGCGGTGTCAAGGCTTACGACGTCCTCAAATTTTATCACCGCGCCGAAATCTTTCGCCTGTTTTTCCATTTGCATACAAAGCGCCGCACCGCCGATTTTGCCTGTGCCGATAAAGTTTTCGACCTCGCTTGTGGTCGCCGCTTGTCCGCCGGCAAAAAGGCGCTCGAGAACAAGCGTTTTCAGCCCGGCGCGCGCGGAATAAAGCGCCGCGTTAAGCCCTGCCGGACCGGCTCCGATGATGATTATATCATATTTTTCCATATCAATTTCCCCTTGTGAAATTTTCGTCGGTAATTTTAAAATTTACGTTGCCGGACGTGTAAACACACCCGTTTTTATCCGCGATTACGCACTCAATGCCGTCCTCGGCGCGGACAATTTCAAGACCTTTTTCAACGCCGAGAACGCAGACCGCAGTAGCGAAAGCGTCGCATTTTTCGCTCGATTTGCCGATTATGCTCGCGCTTGCGACGTCGCTTTCGGCGCATTTTCCGTTGAGCGGACTGATGATGTGAATGTATTTTTTGCCGTCAAGCTCGGCAAAACGCTCGTATCCTCCGCTTGTGACAACCGATATATTTTTGCCCTCGATATAACCGAAATATTCACCGCGCGCGCCGTTCGGGTTTTGCAGTCCGATTTTTATGTTTTTTTCGCCAAGCGCATAGATATTTCCGCCGAGGTCGCAGATTGCGCTTTTCACGCGGTGTTTTTGCATAATTTGGGCGCATTTATCGGCGAGGTAACCTTTCGCGGCACCGCCGAGATCGATTTGCGCGCCGTTTTTGAGGCGGACGGAATTTTCGGAAATTTCAATGTTATCCGCGCCGATTTTCGGCATTGTTTCGGCAATTTCAGCCTCCGTCGGAACGCGCGTGAAATTTTTGATATTCCACAAATCGGCGAGCGGTTTCACCGTGATGTCAAACGCGCCGTCGGTTTCGGACGTGTAAATTTTCGCGTTTGAAACAAGGCGCAAAAGCTCGTCCGAAAGGGTGTTTTCGCCCGTTTCGTTAAGGCGCGAAATTTCGCTGTCCGATATATAGACACTGCTTTTTTGCTCAAAGTTTTTTATCTCGTCAAAGCACTCGGACACCGCTTTTTTCGCGTTAAATCCGCGAGCGGTGAGGGTGACGTATGTATCGAGCATAAATTTTGTTTCACTGCACGAAACATTTTGAGAAAAAACGGCGCCTGTTAAAATAAGCGCCGGCACAATGCAAAAAAGCAGAATTTTCTTTTTCATAAACGTAAAAACGCACACTCGGTGATGAGCGCGTAATTATCCTTTCGTATTTTTTCAAACTGCGAAAACGGAAGCGGATTTTGCCCTTTTCCCGCCTCAACCGTGAACGCAGGAAGCGAAAATTTGTCGATTACCCAGTCTTTAAATCCCGTAACCGAGGCAATTCCGCCGGGTTTTGCCGCCGTGTATCCGCTCACCTTTGCGAGTGCCTCGGCGGTGCGTTTGTATTTTGTATTGCCTGCAAAGTCGTAGTAAATTTCCTCACCCTGCGAATGAAAAGCGACCGAAATATCGAATTTTTCCTTTTCAAAAAGCGCTTTCACCGCTTGTGTTTCAGGTTCGGAAAACGGTTCTTCGCCCGAATAGCGCGTGTAATTCGCACCGAAAATGCCCATTTCGCGCTCCATTTTTTTGCCCTCGGCAAAAGACGCGTCATAATTGTGGTTGAGGTCGACGCCGTTCGCGTTTGCCTGCCACACTTTTTTGACGTTTCTGCCTCCGAGCGCACCTTTCACAACGCCGTACGCAGGCGAATTTTTCTTAATTCCGTTAATCACGAAATTCACGCCGTCGGGATTGACCATAGGCACGATGTAAAACGCCGCGCTTTGATAAAGTTTTAAAATGTTTTCACCGCAAAACTCGGTTTCGTCCTTGAGCGCCGCGGCATAATCGCACGCGTAGGACGCAAGCAGCGACGAGGTTATCCACTCGAGCGAATGGTGCGCGCCGTTTAAGAAAATTTTTCGTTTTCCCTTGCCGATGCGTATGCACAGAATGTCACGCCCGAGCACCGATTTTCCGCACGAAAATACGCTTGCAAAAGCGTATTTTTTCACCAGCGCCGACAGTGTTTTCGTAAGTTTTTCATAGTCGAAATTATTAAAATCCATACCAAACCTCCCGTAAAAAGTAAACATAAGTTTGGTATAATTTTATGTTGAAATTTTCGGTTTAATTACCCGAAAAGCTTGCGTATGTCCGAAAAAGTGATAAACAGCATAAACGCCATCAAAATCGCAAAGCCGATAAAGTGAACGAGTCCCTCTTTGCCGGGGCTTACTCTGTGACCGAGAATTTTTTCGGCGATTACAAACACAATCCGTCCGCCGTCAAGCGCCGGCAAAGGAAGAAGGTTCATCACGCCGAGGTTTATCGAGATTAGTCCTGCAAGCGAGAGTGCGCGCAAAAGTCCCTCAAATCCGCCGGTTTCCGAAACGGCGGTGTTTATTTCGCTCACAATTCCCACAGGTCCCGACACTTCGGTGACGGGCACTTTTCCCGTAATCAGCCACCAAAGCGAAATTCCGGCCATTTTTGTCATATAAACCGAATTATCGTATGCCGCTTTTATAACGTTCAGCGGTGTGTTGGGCAGAATTTTCGGCGAAAATCCGTAAATTTTGCGTCCGCTTTCGTCCGCTTTGAGCGATACGTGTTTTGTGATTTTTCCGCCGTTTCGCACAACGGTTATGTCCGCGTCCGCGCTGGGATTTGTGAGGTTAAAAAGCATAATGTCGTTATAGCTTGAAATTCGGTGCGATTTGCCGTTTGCCTCCATTGCAACGATTTTGTCGCCCTCGGCAAAACCCTGCTCCTGCATAGAAAAACCGTCGGTAACCGCGCCGATGATATTGGACGTAAGATATGTGTTTGCGGCAAGGAAGATGAAAACCAAAAATCCGAGAACGAAATTCATAAATCCGCCGGCGAAAAGCACAACGAATTTCTGCCACGGCTTTTTGTTGCACAGCGCGCCGTCGCTTTCGCTGTCGTCGTCCTCGCCCTCAAGTCGCACAAATCCGCCCAGAGGCAAAAGGCGTACGCTGTACGCGGTTTCGCCCTTGGTGCGCGAAAAAAGCTTGGGACCCATTCCGATTGAAAATTCGTGAACGGTTACTCCCACCGACTTTGCAGCAATAAAATGCCCCAGTTCGTGTATAAAAATTAAGGTACAGAAAATTAAAATTGTCCAAACCGCCGTCAGCATAGGCTTAATCCCCTCTCATATACAATTTTTCGCGCCTCTTTGTCGGCGTCAAGCACTGCGTCAAGAGTGATTTTTCCGCCGCCGTCAAATTTTTCAAGCGCATTTTCAACCAAATCCGCAATATCCAAAAATTTAATTTTACCCTGCAAAAACAAATCCACCGCCGCCTCGTTCGCGCCGTTTAAAACGGCAGGCAGAACACCGCCTTTTTTGTATGCCGACACCGCGAGGTTAAGGCATTTAAACGTGTCGTAATCAGGCTTATCGAATGTTAAGCACGATTTTTGAAAAATGTCCAGTTCGTCCGCAAACGACGGTTTTCTTTCGGGATAGTTTATTGCATAGCTTATGGGCAGACGCATATCGGGCGAGCCGAGCTGTGCCATATACGAGCCGTCGCAAAACTCCACCATAGAATGAACAATGCTCTGACGGTGGATTACGGGGGTGATTTTGTCAATATCCACGCCGAAAAGGTGGCACGCCTCGATAATTTCAAGCCCCTTGTTCATAAGCGTTGCGCTGTCGATTGTGATTTTCGCGCCCATACTCCAGTTCGGGTGCTTTAAAGCGTCCTCTTTCGTTTTGTTTTCAAGCTCCGCGCGCGTTTTGCCGAAAAACGGACCTCCCGACGCGGTGAGCCAGATTTTTTTGATTTTTTCCCTTTTCTCGCCGTTAAGACACTGAAAAATCGCGCTGTGTTCACTGTCGACGGGGATAACGTCAACACCGTTTCCGCGCGCAAGGCTCATCACAATTTCGCCTGCGCACACGAGCGTTTCCTTGTTTGCCAAAAGCAGACGTTTTTTTGCCTTAACCGCGCAGATTGTAGGGATAAGTCCCGCAATTCCCACAACCGAATTTAGCACGCTGTCGGCTTCCTTAACCGACGCGGTTTCCGCCATTCCGTCCGCACCGCACACGATTTTTGTGCTTAAATCACGGGTTTCGCGCGCAAGTTCCGAATACTTTTCCTCATCGGCAATGCACGCAATTACGGGTTTAAATTTGCGCACCTGCTCTGCCAAAAGCTTAACGTTGCTTTTAGCCGCAAGTGCGCAGATGTTAATATTTTTATCATTCCCGGCAATCTGCAAAGTCTGCGTGCCGATTGAACCTGTTGAACCTAAAACTGCAATATTTTTCATATGTTTTTCCTTTTGAATACCCAAATTTTACAATATGGACGGCAAATAAATGTTAAGATAGAAAATGAGGGGCGCAACGGTCAGAACAGAGTCGAATCTGTCTAAAATTCCGCCGTGGCCCGGGATAATATCGCCGTAGTCTTTTATGTGATTTTCACGTTTTATACACGACATAATAAGGTCGCCCACCTGCGAGATAACCGCCGCGAGAACGCCTGTCACCGCAAGATTTATGTAGTTTATGCCGACTCCGTTTTTCGCAAGAATTACACCGTAGAGAATGTATACCAAAACGCTTCCCAAAACTCCGCCGAGCGCGCCCTCAACGGTCTTTTTGGGCGATACCTTTTCAATAAGCTTGTGTCTGCCGAAAGTTTTTCCGGCAAAGTACGCGAACGTATCCGCGCCCCACGCGCCGAAAAACACCAGCCACACGGTAAACGCGCCGTTTTTCTCTCCGCTGATTAAAATTATATGCGCAAATGTCACGGTTATATACACCGTTTCCAAAAAGAGCATTGAAACGGTGGAAAAACGCACGGTTTCGTGCATAAAAATCATAAAAAGCATAAGCACAAATCCGAACGCGAGCGTTGCCTGCAAAACGCCTTTTGAAAAGACGGAATAATTTATTCTGTCCTGAATTGCCGCGGTGAGAAGAAAAATCATAGCCGCCGCGGCGAACATAAATCCGACTGCGGTAAGACTTTTATATTTTTTCAAAAGCCCCGTCGATTTATACATTTCAAAAAGCGCCATGACCACAAGCGCAAACACGGCAATGCTTAACGCAACACTGCCCTGCAAAATCACCGCAACCGCCGCCGCAAAGCCGAGCGTGCCGTATATAACTCTCTCTTTCAGCATAAATCACACACCTCCGAAACGTCTGTTTCTTTTTTGAAAATCCGCGACCGCGCCCTCAAGCTTGTCGGGCGTGAAATCTGGCCAGCAAACGTTTGAAAACCAAAATTCCGAATAAGCGCACTGCCAAAGCAGAAAATTGCTCAGCCGCTCCTCTCCGCTCGGGCGGATAATAAGGTCGGGGTCGGGAATGTTTTTTGTGTAAATATAATCGTTAAAAAGATTTTCGTCAATATCCGAAACGTCTATTTTGCCCGATTTTACGTCCTCTGCGATTTTTTTCGCCGCGTCGCAGATTTCCTGCCGTCCGCCGTAGTTGAGCGCGATGCTCACGGTGAGCTGTTTTCGGTTTTTCGACTTTTCCTCAACCTCGTTTATAAGGTCGATAAGCGTGTCGGACAGCCCCTCTTTTCTGCCGATTATTTTAAGGCGCACGTCCTCTCCGCCGAGAAGCTCGTCGTAGTTTCGCAGATACTTTTCGAGCAGAGCCATAAGGTCGTCAACCTCGTCTTTGGGACGTTTCCAGTTTTCGGTGGAAAACGCGTAAACGGTAAGATAGCGCACGCTTGTGTCTTTAAGGTATCTTACCACGTTTTCAAGATTTTTCGCCCCCATAGAGTGACCGGCACTTCTCGGAAGTCCTCTTTTTTTCGCCCATCTGCCGTTTCCGTCCAGAATTATGGCAATATGTTTCGGAAACGACATTTTGTCAACGCGCACCGATTTATGCTTTTTAAAAAACATATTTTTACCCCTCAAAAATAAAATGCGTCAAATGCATAAAAAATTTAACATCAAACCGACAAAATCTCTTTTTCCTTTGCCGCAACGGTATCGTCAACCGTTTTAACGTATTTATCGGTGAGGTTCTGAATATCTTTTTCTATCGTTTTGAGTTCGTCCTCGGTAACATCGCCGTTTTTCTTCTCGTTTTTGTAAAATTCCATAGCGTCACGGCGCACACCGCGTACGGCAACTTTGGAATTTTCGCCTTTTTTGCTCACTTCTTTAACGAGTTCTTTTCGTCTTTCCTCGGTAAGAGGCGGGAAGTTAAGACGCAAGCTTTTGCCGTCGTTCTGCGGGTTTATGCCGAGCTCCGATTTCAAAATCGCCTTTTCGATTTCGCCCACAAGGCTCATATCCCACGGTGCGATAACGATTGTGCGCGCGTCGGGAACCGAGATTGACGCAACCTGTGCGAGGGGCGACGCAACGCCGTAATATTCAACGCTGATTTTGTCGAGCACCGCCGCGTTTGCTCTGCCTGCTCTGATTGTGTTTAAGTCAAATTCCAATGCCGATATACATTTTTTCATTTTGGTTTCAAATTGTTCGTATTTAGCCATAATTTTTTGCTCCTTTTATAAATATTTATAAAATTGTTTTTGATACGGGACGATGCAGGCATCGTCCCGTACAAATTTCGGACGGTGAGTGCCGTCGTATGTTTTTCCGTTTTTCAGACGGTTAATACCGTAATCCTATTTCACCAAGGTTCCGATTTCTTCGCCGAGGATAACCTTCTTAATATTGTCGGGGTCATCAAGACCGAACACGCGGATCGGGATTGAATTATCCATACAAAGCGATGTTGCGGTGGAATCCATAACGCCGAGTCCTCTGTTTAAAACTTCAATATACGAAAGATTGTCAAATTTAACCGCGTCTTTGTTAATGTTCGGGTCGCTGTCGTAAACGCCGTCAACCTTTTTCGCAAGCAAAATAGCCTCTGCGTCTATTTCAGCCGCACGGAGCGCCGCGGTTGTATCTGTAGAGAAAAACGGATTTCCCGTACCGCACCCGAAAACAACAACTCTGCCCTTTTCAAGATGTCTTATTGCCTTGTTTCTGATGTACGGTTCGGCAATCTGACGCATTTCAATAGCCGTCTGCGCGCGTGTGGGAACACCTCTCTGTTCGAGCGCGTCCTGAATTGCAAGCGCGTTTATAACCGTTGCAAGCATACCCATATGGTCGGCTCTCGTTCTGTCCATTTTAACACCGGAACGGCCTCTCCAGAAGTTTCCGCCGCCCACAACTATTGCAATCTGAACGCCCATTTCGGCACATTCTTTAATCGTGTCGGTAATTCTTCCGATTGTGTCTTCGCAAAGACCGAAGCCTTTTTCGCCTGCAAGCGCCTCACCGCTGAGTTTCAGCAATACTCTTTTGTATTTCGGTTCCATAAGTAAAATTCCTTTCGTATATTATTTATATTTTAAACTTTTGCAAATTTTCTCAACTTTAATATTTCGACACGCAAATCTTAAATCCTCTAAATTTAAACGGTCAAAATCAAAAATTATTTTTGTTTTTTACAATTTCGATAATTTCTCTCGGCTCGCTTGCTATGACGTCCGCGCCGGCATTTTCGAGTTCTTCGCGCGTGCGGAACCCCCACAGTGCGCCGATTGTGAAAATTTTTGCGTTTTTGCCCGTTTCGACGTCCACTTTCGTGTCGCCGGCGTAAATGCACTCATCGGGCGAAACGTCAAGTTTTTTCAGCATATCCAAAAGTGCGGACGGGTCGGGTTTTAACGGAAATCCGTCACCGCCGCCGCAAAGAATGTCAAACGTGCCTTCTTTGAAAAACGCGCCGATAACGTCGTGCACCGCGCCGGTCGGCTTGTTTGACAAAACGCCCAGCTTAAAGCCCGAATTTTTCAAAAATTTCACAACGTCAGAAATTCCGTCGTACAGCTTTGTAAGATACATCGAATCGGTTTCGTAATCGTCGTGATAAAACTCTTTCATCTCGTTAAAAAGCGCGTCGGAATACGCGTTTTTCTCGCAGAGCATACCTTTTACAAGGTTTTCGTAGCCTCTGCCGACAAGATATTTATACCGTTCGCGCTCAATCTCGGGCAGACCGAATTTCTTCATCGAACGGTTTCCGTAGTAGCAGATTGTGTCGATTGTGTCGGCGATTGTGCCGTCAACGTCAAAAACCGCAGCTTTATACATTTTAAAAATCCCCTTTATCTATTCGTAAATTTTTTCAACATCTTTAACCGCGCTCAAAAACTTTTGCGCTATGTTTTCGGGCGAAACGATTTTCATTTTTCCGCCGAACGTGAACACCCACGCGAAAAACGTCGGACTGTCCGCAACGTTTACCGTTGCGATAAAGTGACTGTCGCCGTCGGGAAGAACGGGAATATCGCGCCCGAAACGGTCGATAACCGCGTTTACAAGCGAATTTTCGCACCTTATTTTAACGCTCACCTCGGCGCCCGCAAACATTCCGAAAAGCCGTTTTGTGTAACTTGAAAGCTTGAAATTTTCGGGTGTAACTTTTGAAATATCCTCCGCGTCCTCCGAAAGAATACGTATGTTTTCCATTTTGTCAACGCGGAAATTTGTGAGATTTCCGTGCTTTTCGTAGTGCGAAACAAGGTAGTAATTTTCGTCGCTGAAGGTAAGCGCATAGGGCGACACGACGTATTCCGCACCGCCGTTTCGGTAAACCTTGTTTTTCTGCACGTTATATTCAAAATATTTAAACGCGACCTTCTTTTTTGCGAAAACCGCGCCGTGGAGCGTGTCGACGTTGTAATAAATCGTTTCGTTTCCGCTTTTCACGCGCTCGGTCATATAGAGCTGACGGTTCAGCTCGCGCGCGTTGTGACGGCTGGTTAGACCGCCGATTTTGCCGATAAGTTCACGGCTTTTTTTCTCGGTGACAAACCGCGACGCATTCACCGCGTCGCACAATAGCTTTAACTGTGCTGTTTCAAACGTACGCGACGCAAGCGCGTAGCCTGCATTTTTGCCCTTTCGGCTGATAATGTCAAGCCCGAAATGCTCCAGTTCGCAGATGTCGGAATACACCGACTTGCGCTCGGCATAAATTCCGCACAACGCGAGATAATCGAGAATTTGCGTCATAGAAACAAAATTCGTATCGTCGCTTTCCTCGTACAGAAATTTTAAAAGATATAAAATTTTTAACTTCTGATTGCTCTCTTTTGCCACACCGCACCCCCGTTATTCGGATATTCTTCGCATTGTCGTCTTTGCAAGGCTTATTTAAGCTTAACGATTGTCACACCGCTGTCGCCCTCGCCGTAGGACGCAAGCGCAAAGCTTTCCACCCTTGGCTGTTTGCGCAGATACTGATGTATGCCCTGACGCAGTGCACCCGTGCCTTTGCCGTGGATAATTCTCACCTGTGTGAGCGACGACAAAACCGCGTCGTCAAGGAATTTTTCAAGAATATATATCGAATCTTCGATATTTTCTCCGCGCAAATCAAGCTCGGCCGAAACGTTCATATATTTTGCGCCGTCACCCATTCCGCCGGACGCGCGTTTTTGTTTCTGCTTGGGTTTTTCCTCTTTAATAAGCCGTAAATCCGACAAATTCGATTTTAATTTCATAATGCCGACTTTTACCGTCAGCGCACCGCTCCTGTCGGGGAGGGTCACCACCGTGCCTTTCTGCCCCATACTCACAATTTCCACGCTGTCGCCCAGCTTTACGCTCTTGGGCGCTTTGGTGTTTACGCTCGGTTTCTCGTACTTGTTATCGGCATTTTCCTTGCTTTTTTTGTTTATCTTCTGGCGTGCGCGCTCCATTTCGCGGTTCGCCTCGGTCAAATCTTTCATTTTCTGCGCTTTTTTAATCTGCTTTAACGCGTCCTCGGTTTCGCGCTTTGCGTCCTCAATGATTTTCTTCGCCTCGGCGCGCGCTTTTTCAAGGATTTTCTCGGTTTTTTCGTCCAGAATTTTGTTGCGCTTTGCCATTTCCTTTTTGATATTTTCCGCCTCTTGCTTAATGCTCTGCGCTTTGTCCTTTTCGCGCTCGCTCAAAATTCTGTTCTTTTCAAGCTCGGATATAACGTCCTCAAATTTCACGCTCTCGGTGTCGATATGCTTTTTCGCGTTGTCAATGATAAACTGCGAAAGTCCGAGCCGTTTTGAAATTGCAAACGCGTTGCTCTTTCCGGGAATACCGATAAGAAGTCTGTACGTCGGCGCAAGGGTTTCAACGTCAAATTCACACGACGCGTTCTCTACCCTGTTGTTTGAAAGCGCATACACTTTAAGTTCGCTGTAATGCGTGGTTGCGGCGCATTTCGCGCCCGTGTTTTTCACATATTCCAAAATGCTGATTGCAAGCGCCGCGCCCTCGGTGGGGTCTGTGCCGGCGCCGAGTTCGTCGAAAAGGCAAAGACTTTTTTCGCTGATTTTCGACAAAATATCCACGATGTTAACCATATGCGCGGAAAATGTGCTCAAACTCTGCTCAATGCTCTGTTCGTCGCCGATGTCGGCAAAAACGTCCTCAAACACCGCGATTTCCGAGCCCTCCTCCGCGGTGATATGCAAGCCCGAAAGCGCCATAACCGTCAAAAGTCCGATTGTTTTAAGCGTTACCGTTTTACCGCCCGTGTTCGGACCCGTGATAACCAGCGTGTCGAAATTTTTTCCAAGATAAATATCGGTTGCAACCACCTTTTTCGGGTCGATTAACGGGTGGCGCGCACGGCGCAGATTTATGTGCCCTTTATCGTTGATGTTCGGCGCAAAAGCGTCGGTCGCAAGAGCGTATTTGCCCTTTGCGAAAATCAAATCTA includes the following:
- the trxB gene encoding thioredoxin-disulfide reductase, which gives rise to MEKYDIIIIGAGPAGLNAALYSARAGLKTLVLERLFAGGQAATTSEVENFIGTGKIGGAALCMQMEKQAKDFGAVIKFEDVVSLDTAKKEVTTKKNVYSARAVIVATGAKPRNLGIDGEEKFRGRGVSYCATCDGGFFRDKTACVIGGGDTAVEDALYLANLCKKVYVIHRRDTFRAARSNAEKLRKNDKIEIIFDTVPEKISGGDFVENLRVKNVKTGKVRDILTDAVFVAVGTVPTNSLTAGTLKTDENGYIIVDRNMRTSQRGIYAAGDICQKPLRQIITACADGAVAATAAAEDIME
- a CDS encoding FAD:protein FMN transferase; this translates as MKKKILLFCIVPALILTGAVFSQNVSCSETKFMLDTYVTLTARGFNAKKAVSECFDEIKNFEQKSSVYISDSEISRLNETGENTLSDELLRLVSNAKIYTSETDGAFDITVKPLADLWNIKNFTRVPTEAEIAETMPKIGADNIEISENSVRLKNGAQIDLGGAAKGYLADKCAQIMQKHRVKSAICDLGGNIYALGEKNIKIGLQNPNGARGEYFGYIEGKNISVVTSGGYERFAELDGKKYIHIISPLNGKCAESDVASASIIGKSSEKCDAFATAVCVLGVEKGLEIVRAEDGIECVIADKNGCVYTSGNVNFKITDENFTRGN
- a CDS encoding M14 family metallopeptidase; this translates as MDFNNFDYEKLTKTLSALVKKYAFASVFSCGKSVLGRDILCIRIGKGKRKIFLNGAHHSLEWITSSLLASYACDYAAALKDETEFCGENILKLYQSAAFYIVPMVNPDGVNFVINGIKKNSPAYGVVKGALGGRNVKKVWQANANGVDLNHNYDASFAEGKKMEREMGIFGANYTRYSGEEPFSEPETQAVKALFEKEKFDISVAFHSQGEEIYYDFAGNTKYKRTAEALAKVSGYTAAKPGGIASVTGFKDWVIDKFSLPAFTVEAGKGQNPLPFSQFEKIRKDNYALITECAFLRL
- a CDS encoding M50 family metallopeptidase, whose amino-acid sequence is MLTAVWTILIFCTLIFIHELGHFIAAKSVGVTVHEFSIGMGPKLFSRTKGETAYSVRLLPLGGFVRLEGEDDDSESDGALCNKKPWQKFVVLFAGGFMNFVLGFLVFIFLAANTYLTSNIIGAVTDGFSMQEQGFAEGDKIVAMEANGKSHRISSYNDIMLFNLTNPSADADITVVRNGGKITKHVSLKADESGRKIYGFSPKILPNTPLNVIKAAYDNSVYMTKMAGISLWWLITGKVPVTEVSGPVGIVSEINTAVSETGGFEGLLRALSLAGLISINLGVMNLLPLPALDGGRIVFVIAEKILGHRVSPGKEGLVHFIGFAILMAFMLFITFSDIRKLFG
- a CDS encoding 1-deoxy-D-xylulose-5-phosphate reductoisomerase, producing MKNIAVLGSTGSIGTQTLQIAGNDKNINICALAAKSNVKLLAEQVRKFKPVIACIADEEKYSELARETRDLSTKIVCGADGMAETASVKEADSVLNSVVGIAGLIPTICAVKAKKRLLLANKETLVCAGEIVMSLARGNGVDVIPVDSEHSAIFQCLNGEKREKIKKIWLTASGGPFFGKTRAELENKTKEDALKHPNWSMGAKITIDSATLMNKGLEIIEACHLFGVDIDKITPVIHRQSIVHSMVEFCDGSYMAQLGSPDMRLPISYAINYPERKPSFADELDIFQKSCLTFDKPDYDTFKCLNLAVSAYKKGGVLPAVLNGANEAAVDLFLQGKIKFLDIADLVENALEKFDGGGKITLDAVLDADKEARKIVYERGLSLC
- a CDS encoding phosphatidate cytidylyltransferase, translated to MLKERVIYGTLGFAAAVAVILQGSVALSIAVFALVVMALFEMYKSTGLLKKYKSLTAVGFMFAAAAMIFLLTAAIQDRINYSVFSKGVLQATLAFGFVLMLFMIFMHETVRFSTVSMLFLETVYITVTFAHIILISGEKNGAFTVWLVFFGAWGADTFAYFAGKTFGRHKLIEKVSPKKTVEGALGGVLGSVLVYILYGVILAKNGVGINYINLAVTGVLAAVISQVGDLIMSCIKRENHIKDYGDIIPGHGGILDRFDSVLTVAPLIFYLNIYLPSIL
- a CDS encoding isoprenyl transferase, which produces MFFKKHKSVRVDKMSFPKHIAIILDGNGRWAKKRGLPRSAGHSMGAKNLENVVRYLKDTSVRYLTVYAFSTENWKRPKDEVDDLMALLEKYLRNYDELLGGEDVRLKIIGRKEGLSDTLIDLINEVEEKSKNRKQLTVSIALNYGGRQEICDAAKKIAEDVKSGKIDVSDIDENLFNDYIYTKNIPDPDLIIRPSGEERLSNFLLWQCAYSEFWFSNVCWPDFTPDKLEGAVADFQKRNRRFGGV
- the frr gene encoding ribosome recycling factor, producing MAKYEQFETKMKKCISALEFDLNTIRAGRANAAVLDKISVEYYGVASPLAQVASISVPDARTIVIAPWDMSLVGEIEKAILKSELGINPQNDGKSLRLNFPPLTEERRKELVKEVSKKGENSKVAVRGVRRDAMEFYKNEKKNGDVTEDELKTIEKDIQNLTDKYVKTVDDTVAAKEKEILSV
- the pyrH gene encoding UMP kinase; amino-acid sequence: MEPKYKRVLLKLSGEALAGEKGFGLCEDTIGRITDTIKECAEMGVQIAIVVGGGNFWRGRSGVKMDRTRADHMGMLATVINALAIQDALEQRGVPTRAQTAIEMRQIAEPYIRNKAIRHLEKGRVVVFGCGTGNPFFSTDTTAALRAAEIDAEAILLAKKVDGVYDSDPNINKDAVKFDNLSYIEVLNRGLGVMDSTATSLCMDNSIPIRVFGLDDPDNIKKVILGEEIGTLVK
- a CDS encoding HAD family hydrolase, which gives rise to MYKAAVFDVDGTIADTIDTICYYGNRSMKKFGLPEIERERYKYLVGRGYENLVKGMLCEKNAYSDALFNEMKEFYHDDYETDSMYLTKLYDGISDVVKFLKNSGFKLGVLSNKPTGAVHDVIGAFFKEGTFDILCGGGDGFPLKPDPSALLDMLKKLDVSPDECIYAGDTKVDVETGKNAKIFTIGALWGFRTREELENAGADVIASEPREIIEIVKNKNNF
- a CDS encoding helix-turn-helix transcriptional regulator, which encodes MAKESNQKLKILYLLKFLYEESDDTNFVSMTQILDYLALCGIYAERKSVYSDICELEHFGLDIISRKGKNAGYALASRTFETAQLKLLCDAVNASRFVTEKKSRELIGKIGGLTSRHNARELNRQLYMTERVKSGNETIYYNVDTLHGAVFAKKKVAFKYFEYNVQKNKVYRNGGAEYVVSPYALTFSDENYYLVSHYEKHGNLTNFRVDKMENIRILSEDAEDISKVTPENFKLSSYTKRLFGMFAGAEVSVKIRCENSLVNAVIDRFGRDIPVLPDGDSHFIATVNVADSPTFFAWVFTFGGKMKIVSPENIAQKFLSAVKDVEKIYE